The Corylus avellana chromosome ca11, CavTom2PMs-1.0 genome contains the following window.
ACAAGGCAAGTGACTGACCAAACTTCCCCAAAAACCTATCCGAAGGAGGCTAACTGCATCCAACCCAACAAGACAACAACACAACAGAGAGCCTAGCTACCAAATTACATTCTCGGATAAGCCTCAAGACCCAACCAATCACCGATTATGAGGACGACTGGACACCCGACAAAGAGTTAACTTTAGATCTAACCAGAAAAAACGGATATTATCGTATACATTGAAAACTTCAGACCAAACTATAACTTTCAATCACTGGTAAACAACGAATCTCTGACCAGCAAGGAAAAGTGATCTTTCCATTCACCAAGGCTTGCAAAAGGCATGAGGCCACAGAATAGTGGCAGAAATATGAGCAAGATACCATAGAACAGAAATTGGCGGATCCAGTAGGGGAATATTGCCTTGCCTTCTGTCCCTTGAGACACATTGACAGGTCCATGGAGGATAAGGAACAAAACTGATGTCCATACATTAGAAATGAAATGCAGCAAGCAAAGTGTCTCCCAATATAAGAGCCAGTTATATCCACTCCCTCCCAGCGTGTCTACACAAAGCTTGCCAGCTAAACCACAGGCAACTCCTAACAGCAAGAGCATGAAAGTAACTGGCAAGATCTGTTTCGAAGTTGCCGAACGCTGGAGAAGCAAAAAAGCAATAGTGACAATCATTAAGACACCAAACAGCATTCGACTCACAACTTGAACCTGGCATCTGAGGATGTGCAGCCCTGAATTGAAAGATGCCATCGGCTTTGGGATCCACCAAGACTTGGACTCCTGAAACAGAGAAAGCATCACCAAACATTTCCTAAACAGTTACAAAATAGCATTGAGAAGAAATgcagcaattaaaaaaaaaaaaaacaaaaaaaagaatcatatgTGGAGTCGTGCTCTCTGGCCAAAGTGAGCGCTATTGatctcaataatttattttgaaaattggaagaaaaaaaaaaaaataatcgcAGCAGCAACAGAATCTGAGCCATTATGAGATAACCTCAGACAAATCAaggcttgaaatttttttggagaatCACATTGTTTTGGATGTAGCATTCTATTTTTTGGTGAATGTAATTTTGGGATGCCGATCTGCTTAATTATAATCTAATTTGGCACATATACAcctatttcttacttttttccttATTAAAACTAGAAGAGTGCATCTATAATATTATCTGAAACtaaaaagaaactaaagaaGTTGAAAAGCAGAATGAGATGGTACTTGCCATGGGTGAAGGTGAGCAAGATTCGGTAGCTTCAGTGATCCTCTTGTATGAAAATACATAAGCACCATATAACAGGGAGACTGACATGATAAGCAAACCAGCAACAAGACAGTCTATGCACTTTCTAAGCAGCTCAGTGTGTCTCATGTCTTCTAATTGATTCTTGAATTTTTCAGCTCTAAAAGATGCCTTCGATATACCCATGACCAGTTTTGACCTCTCTAGATGATTTGAATCAAGGTTAAGAGCAAGTTGTGTCTCTTTCAACTTCATTCTTTCCATTGTAAGACTAAGCTCCAACATCTTAAGGTCATTAGAACGGGTTTGCTCTTTGATAGATTTCTCAATAGTGGTAAGCATAGACTGCCCAATTGCAGGACTGTCTGTACTTGGAGAGACACAGGCTACTTGGTTTATTTGCCCATGCAGGACAAGCTCCTGATTACTGGAATCAGTTAGCatattctctctcatctcttcaATGGTATTTAATCGATCCCGAGTTACAAAAGTTTGTGAGACTGTCTCTGACTGAAAATCTTCTATACCAGAATTGCTTGTGCATCCTCCTTTATTCACATCTGAAGTAGAACCTGCTACATTTAGGTTGCTAAAATGAGGTCCTCCCTTTTTTAGGCGTGACTCATTGATCAATCTAAGGGTCCTCAAGGTGCTCCCGAATGACTTTTCAAAGTTTCTCATAAAACAATCGAATTTGTCACCAAAGACCTGCTGCCACGTAGGCAATCAAAAGAAGAGGCATAAAACACCACTTTAGCAGCTTGTATTT
Protein-coding sequences here:
- the LOC132166266 gene encoding protein CPR-5 isoform X2, which produces MEASSSSPPQQPLESGAVDSIPNSTAQDPSSPLSTGSNDGDDLKPMNVDKKNKKKRKKIKKKRVFKYGSDLLLPSSSSCGSSSFSSSSSLPATRVVLRRRNPKALLVTARRSEGSVDAIGLPLGMSVAAVVALVLETKDTAGGRMSVDHISVICTSAIRESLVNVFGDKFDCFMRNFEKSFGSTLRTLRLINESRLKKGGPHFSNLNVAGSTSDVNKGGCTSNSGIEDFQSETVSQTFVTRDRLNTIEEMRENMLTDSSNQELVLHGQINQVACVSPSTDSPAIGQSMLTTIEKSIKEQTRSNDLKMLELSLTMERMKLKETQLALNLDSNHLERSKLVMGISKASFRAEKFKNQLEDMRHTELLRKCIDCLVAGLLIMSVSLLYGAYVFSYKRITEATESCSPSPMESKSWWIPKPMASFNSGLHILRCQVQVVSRMLFGVLMIVTIAFLLLQRSATSKQILPVTFMLLLLGVACGLAGKLCVDTLGGSGYNWLLYWETLCLLHFISNVWTSVLFLILHGPVNVSQGTEGKAIFPYWIRQFLFYGILLIFLPLFCGLMPFASLGEWKDHFSLLVRDSLFTSD
- the LOC132166266 gene encoding protein CPR-5 isoform X1, with amino-acid sequence MEASSSSPPQQPLESGAVDSIPNSTAQDPSSPLSTGSNDGDDLKPMNVDKKNKKKRKKIKKKRVFKYGSDLLLPSSSSCGSSSFSSSSSLPATRVVLRRRNPKALLVTARRSEGSVDAIGLPLGMSVAAVVALVLETKDTAGGRMSVDHISVICTSAIRESLVNQVFGDKFDCFMRNFEKSFGSTLRTLRLINESRLKKGGPHFSNLNVAGSTSDVNKGGCTSNSGIEDFQSETVSQTFVTRDRLNTIEEMRENMLTDSSNQELVLHGQINQVACVSPSTDSPAIGQSMLTTIEKSIKEQTRSNDLKMLELSLTMERMKLKETQLALNLDSNHLERSKLVMGISKASFRAEKFKNQLEDMRHTELLRKCIDCLVAGLLIMSVSLLYGAYVFSYKRITEATESCSPSPMESKSWWIPKPMASFNSGLHILRCQVQVVSRMLFGVLMIVTIAFLLLQRSATSKQILPVTFMLLLLGVACGLAGKLCVDTLGGSGYNWLLYWETLCLLHFISNVWTSVLFLILHGPVNVSQGTEGKAIFPYWIRQFLFYGILLIFLPLFCGLMPFASLGEWKDHFSLLVRDSLFTSD